A single region of the Thermodesulfatator indicus DSM 15286 genome encodes:
- the ilvD gene encoding dihydroxy-acid dehydratase, with product MRSDAIKKGLERAPHRSLLKASGYTDDELARPIVGIVNSFNEIVPGHVHLRPIVEAIKAGVRMAGGTPMEFGVIAVCDGIAMNHEGMKYSLVSRDNIADSVEIMAKAHACDALVFVPNCDKIVPGMLMAAMRLDLPAIFVSGGPMLTGRHRGKEINLVTVFEAIGRYKKGEITSDELREIEDEACPTCGSCAGMFTANSMNCLTEALGLALPGNGTIPAVSSARIRLAKQSGMQVMNLLKKKLTPRKIATLDAFKNAIALIMAMGCSTNTVLHLPAIAHEGGIDLSLKIFDKISRQVPCLCSLIPSGPHSVTDLHEAGGVLGVMLELSKANLIKKKPKTVTGKSVGENLKTAKVLDQEVIRPIDSPYRPEGAIAILWGNLAPEGSVVKTSAVVPEMLHHEGPARVFESEEEAYEAILAGKIKEGDVVVIRYEGPKGGPGMREMLSPTSAIMGMGLGRSVALLTDGRFSGGTRGACVGHISPEAAEGGPIALVEEGDIIEIDIPNRRLVLKVSEGELEKRRKNLKIKQKKVKGVLGKYAKLVTSAAKGAILLDD from the coding sequence ATGCGGAGTGATGCCATAAAGAAGGGTTTGGAAAGAGCACCTCACCGTTCTCTTTTAAAAGCTTCTGGTTACACTGATGATGAACTTGCTCGTCCTATAGTCGGTATAGTGAATTCTTTTAATGAAATAGTCCCTGGGCATGTCCATTTGCGTCCGATTGTAGAGGCTATTAAGGCCGGAGTTCGTATGGCGGGAGGAACCCCTATGGAATTTGGGGTGATAGCTGTCTGTGACGGTATCGCCATGAATCATGAAGGTATGAAATATTCCCTTGTTTCCCGTGATAATATAGCTGATTCTGTAGAAATAATGGCTAAAGCCCATGCCTGTGATGCTTTAGTTTTCGTCCCTAATTGCGACAAAATAGTTCCCGGCATGTTAATGGCTGCTATGCGTTTGGACCTCCCTGCTATTTTTGTCTCTGGTGGGCCTATGCTTACAGGGAGACATAGAGGAAAAGAGATAAACTTAGTTACGGTTTTTGAAGCTATTGGTCGCTATAAAAAAGGAGAAATAACTAGTGACGAATTACGAGAAATAGAAGATGAAGCCTGTCCTACGTGTGGTTCTTGCGCGGGTATGTTTACCGCCAATTCAATGAATTGTTTGACAGAAGCTTTGGGTTTGGCTTTGCCTGGTAATGGTACCATACCTGCTGTTAGTTCAGCCCGGATAAGATTGGCCAAGCAGTCAGGAATGCAGGTTATGAATCTATTGAAGAAAAAACTAACTCCCCGAAAAATAGCCACGTTAGATGCCTTTAAAAATGCCATTGCTCTTATTATGGCTATGGGATGTTCTACCAATACCGTGTTACATTTGCCTGCTATTGCCCACGAAGGCGGGATTGATCTTTCCCTTAAAATCTTTGATAAGATTTCACGTCAAGTACCTTGTTTGTGTTCTCTTATTCCTAGTGGTCCCCACAGCGTTACGGACCTTCATGAAGCCGGAGGAGTTCTTGGAGTAATGCTGGAGCTAAGTAAGGCCAATCTTATAAAGAAAAAACCAAAAACCGTTACCGGTAAAAGTGTAGGCGAGAATTTAAAAACAGCTAAGGTCTTGGATCAGGAGGTAATAAGGCCGATTGATAGCCCTTATCGTCCAGAGGGAGCTATCGCTATACTTTGGGGTAACCTTGCTCCTGAAGGCTCTGTGGTTAAAACAAGCGCAGTGGTCCCGGAGATGCTTCACCACGAAGGTCCTGCTCGAGTATTTGAATCTGAAGAGGAGGCCTATGAAGCCATTTTAGCCGGCAAAATAAAAGAAGGCGATGTTGTGGTTATCCGATATGAAGGCCCTAAAGGTGGACCTGGAATGAGAGAAATGCTTTCTCCCACCTCTGCTATTATGGGAATGGGATTAGGGCGTTCGGTAGCCCTTTTAACTGATGGCCGCTTTAGTGGAGGAACACGAGGTGCTTGTGTGGGGCATATTTCTCCTGAGGCAGCTGAAGGTGGGCCTATTGCCCTAGTCGAAGAAGGGGATATTATCGAGATAGATATTCCCAATCGCCGTTTAGTTCTAAAGGTAAGCGAAGGAGAACTAGAAAAACGAAGAAAAAATCTAAAAATAAAACAGAAGAAGGTAAAAGGAGTTTTGGGCAAGTATGCCAAATTAGTAACATCCGCAGCTAAAGGTGCTATTTTATTAGACGATTAG